In Streptomyces nodosus, one DNA window encodes the following:
- a CDS encoding tetratricopeptide repeat protein yields MTPAQGESQRPSRRLADPVLGRDPTFHQLRLFLLLVEEQHFGRAAARAFLSQPAFSKQIRALEDRLGVCLAERGKGPFRLTAAGDALIPAAESALETHARMQALAGVPDDAAPRETPQDTVSPVPRQLPSAPGDFTGRERELAVLAGTLRVDGAGTDRPTPVVVVTGPGGVGKTSVAVRAALDARDAFPDGQLYVEIGPGDREADIGARLLRALGVGGGAVPEPTERAALYRSLTADRRLLVVFDNVTSEDQVARLVPTGTGSAVLLTSRHQLTGLPAARRLTLGALPPKDARRLLAQIVGAERLARESGTADELVRLCGGLPLALRIAAARLAGNPHWTVGRWVSRLADEHRRLDELRHQDLAVRASVNLSYQVLGPRARRLLMRIGLLDVPDFASWTATVLLKCDIDTAEDVLDELLAAHMLEVAGPGYGAADGPFPRCRCHDLVRLFAREQAERELPPGEDEAVLDRALGAWLYLAERTDAALPHGYFSRPGGGAVRHVLADDLTRSLLRDPLAWFDAERAALAALIAQAAATGRPTAAWELAASLVAFYEFRAHYPDWGDTHRRVLDVVRAAGDRLGTAVILRGLGELYTGQDRIAESITCFRQARALFAELGEEHGVAVCDNGLGHMYRVSGRHQDALDAFGSAARASAHDGSVRTQAYALHCSGVTHLEQGRPTEAQDCFRTALVLASASGYRRGEAQSERGLGLLCTTIGDLDQAQRHLSRALEIAQELGEPCGEANALQLLADVLVRRREPAQARPLLHQCLRIYDQIGEPFGQALTLHTLGELQQSEGRPAQAVDTLLKAARIWTELGTPLRHGRTLRVLGDIHAAVGDLTEARVAWERALELLTPLATPEVGQLRERLAGHPLAG; encoded by the coding sequence ATGACGCCAGCTCAGGGGGAAAGTCAGCGTCCGAGTCGCCGCCTCGCCGATCCCGTGCTCGGCCGGGACCCCACCTTTCATCAGCTGCGGCTGTTCCTGCTGCTCGTGGAGGAGCAGCACTTCGGCCGTGCTGCCGCACGGGCGTTCCTGTCCCAACCGGCTTTCAGCAAGCAGATCCGGGCTCTGGAAGATCGCCTGGGCGTCTGCCTCGCCGAGCGCGGGAAGGGGCCGTTCCGGCTCACCGCCGCCGGAGACGCCTTGATCCCCGCAGCCGAGTCGGCACTGGAGACCCATGCCCGCATGCAGGCCCTGGCCGGGGTGCCGGACGATGCCGCCCCGAGGGAAACCCCGCAGGACACGGTGTCGCCCGTGCCCCGGCAACTGCCTTCCGCGCCCGGTGACTTCACCGGGCGCGAGCGCGAGCTGGCCGTGCTCGCCGGCACACTGCGGGTCGACGGTGCCGGCACCGACCGCCCGACTCCGGTGGTGGTGGTCACCGGGCCGGGCGGTGTGGGCAAGACCAGCGTGGCCGTGCGGGCGGCGCTCGACGCGCGCGACGCGTTCCCTGACGGCCAGCTCTATGTCGAGATCGGTCCAGGCGACCGGGAGGCGGACATAGGCGCACGCCTGCTGCGCGCCCTGGGCGTCGGCGGCGGCGCCGTCCCGGAACCGACCGAGCGGGCAGCCCTGTACCGCAGCCTGACCGCGGACCGGCGGCTGCTTGTGGTGTTCGACAACGTCACCTCGGAAGACCAAGTGGCCCGCCTGGTGCCGACCGGTACCGGTTCGGCGGTGCTGCTGACCAGCCGTCATCAGCTCACCGGCCTGCCCGCCGCGCGACGGCTGACGCTGGGCGCGCTGCCACCGAAGGACGCGCGCCGCCTGCTGGCCCAGATCGTCGGCGCCGAGCGGCTGGCGCGCGAGTCGGGCACGGCCGACGAGCTGGTGCGGCTGTGCGGCGGCCTGCCGCTCGCACTGCGGATCGCCGCGGCCCGGCTCGCCGGCAACCCGCACTGGACGGTGGGCAGGTGGGTGTCACGGCTGGCCGACGAACACCGCCGCCTGGACGAGCTACGGCACCAGGATCTGGCGGTGCGGGCCAGCGTCAACCTCAGCTACCAGGTGCTCGGCCCACGCGCCCGCCGATTACTGATGCGGATCGGCCTGCTGGACGTGCCGGACTTCGCCAGCTGGACGGCGACGGTCCTGCTGAAATGCGACATCGACACCGCCGAGGATGTGCTGGACGAGTTGCTCGCCGCGCACATGCTGGAGGTCGCCGGCCCGGGGTACGGTGCGGCGGACGGTCCCTTCCCGCGCTGCCGGTGCCACGACCTGGTGCGCCTGTTCGCCCGGGAACAGGCAGAGCGAGAGCTGCCGCCGGGCGAGGACGAGGCTGTGCTGGACCGGGCACTGGGAGCGTGGCTGTACCTGGCGGAGCGAACCGACGCGGCACTGCCGCACGGCTACTTCAGCCGGCCCGGCGGCGGTGCCGTACGGCATGTGCTCGCCGACGACCTGACCCGGTCACTGTTGCGCGATCCGCTGGCCTGGTTCGACGCCGAGCGCGCCGCACTGGCCGCGCTGATCGCCCAGGCCGCCGCGACGGGCCGACCCACCGCAGCATGGGAGCTGGCCGCGTCCCTGGTCGCGTTCTACGAGTTCCGCGCGCATTACCCGGACTGGGGCGACACTCACCGGCGCGTACTCGACGTGGTACGCGCGGCCGGTGACCGGCTCGGCACAGCCGTGATCCTGCGCGGCCTGGGCGAGCTGTACACCGGCCAGGACCGCATCGCGGAGTCGATCACATGTTTCCGACAGGCACGCGCCCTCTTCGCAGAGCTCGGCGAGGAGCACGGGGTCGCGGTGTGCGACAACGGCCTCGGCCACATGTACCGGGTCAGCGGGCGCCACCAGGACGCGTTGGACGCGTTCGGCTCCGCGGCGCGCGCGTCGGCACATGACGGGAGCGTCCGCACCCAGGCGTACGCCCTGCACTGTTCCGGCGTGACCCATCTGGAGCAGGGACGGCCCACCGAGGCCCAGGACTGCTTCCGGACGGCGCTGGTCCTGGCATCGGCGTCCGGCTACCGCCGGGGTGAGGCACAGTCCGAACGCGGCCTGGGGCTGCTGTGCACGACCATCGGCGACCTCGACCAGGCGCAGCGGCACCTGAGCCGGGCGCTGGAGATCGCGCAGGAACTCGGCGAGCCCTGCGGCGAGGCGAACGCGCTGCAGCTGCTCGCCGATGTCCTGGTACGCCGGCGAGAGCCGGCACAGGCCCGACCGCTGCTGCACCAATGCCTGCGGATCTACGACCAGATCGGCGAACCGTTCGGACAGGCGCTCACGCTGCACACACTCGGCGAACTGCAGCAGAGCGAGGGAAGGCCGGCGCAGGCGGTGGACACACTTCTGAAGGCCGCCCGGATCTGGACCGAACTCGGCACACCGCTCAGGCACGGACGTACCCTGCGCGTACTCGGCGACATACACGCAGCCGTCGGCGATCTCACCGAAGCTCGTGTCGCATGGGAGCGGGCGCTGGAACTGCTCACCCCCTTGGCCACACCGGAGGTCGGGCAGCTGCGTGAAAGACTGGCCGGCCACCCGCTCGCCGGCTGA